One region of Chitinophaga varians genomic DNA includes:
- a CDS encoding helix-turn-helix domain-containing protein has product MAELSAIDRYIIDKVREFREAKKYSQEHLSLLVGKAEGYIGNVESPKRGKHYNTKMLNELAKALECSPKDFWPDQPL; this is encoded by the coding sequence ATGGCAGAACTATCGGCTATTGATCGATATATAATAGATAAGGTAAGGGAGTTTAGAGAGGCAAAGAAGTATAGCCAAGAGCATCTTTCTTTATTAGTTGGTAAGGCAGAGGGGTATATTGGTAATGTCGAAAGCCCTAAGCGCGGGAAACATTATAATACAAAAATGCTTAATGAGTTGGCGAAAGCCCTGGAATGTTCACCCAAAGATTTCTGGCCGGATCAGCCGCTATAA